From the Thomasclavelia ramosa DSM 1402 genome, the window TATCCAAGCAGCCTTAAAAGAATATTATCTTGAAATTGATGAAGCACATGCTTTAGCATTTCAAACAAAATATTATGTATATCAACAAGACATTACAACTAGTAATGCAATCAAAGATATATTAGATTTATTAAAAGATAATCATATAGGAATAGGGATAATTACTAATGGACCTGCTTGTCATCAAATGGAAAAATTACGTAGACTAAAGATGAGCAACTGGGTTGCTCTCGAGGATATCTACATTTCATCGGTTGTTGGTTATTCAAAACCAGATCCACAGATATTTAATTTAATTACGGATAAAGATTGTATCTATGTCGGTGATTCTTATGAAAATGATGTGATTGGGGCCAAAAATGCTAATTGGAAATGTATTTGGTTAAATAAAAAGGGACTTAAAGCAATGGATATTAAACCTGATTATGAAGTTAATGACGAAGAAGCTTTGTTAAATTTGATTTCTAAAATAGTAAAAGAATATGCACAAAAAATGTAGGCAAACAATGGTCTGCATTTTTTAGTTAGTAGATAATATTAGTTTGGTCATGAAATAAATATTTCACTGATTAAACTAATAAGTTGATTTTCTATTGCTGTTTTAGTATCTAAAAGAACCATCGATCGATATATTTAGCGCACTGTCAATATTGATAATTTATTTATATTTATATTCTGGTAAAAATAAACCGAAGTACCTAATAATATTTCAACTAAAATAGTATCTTCATTAGGAATAAAATATTGAATGGAAAGTGAAATACCAATTAAACGATGGTCAATCTATCTTACTGTTTTAACAAATTCTAGTTGGATTAACGATATTACAACAATAAAGGTTTTTAGCTAAAAAATACTGTCACCATCATTGCTAAAGCAAGCCCTAATGATATACGAAACATGTAAAACTGTTGAAATTATTAACAAGATTTAAATAGTAAAATCAAATATAAAAAGATGTAGTCTTTAGCTGCATAAAAAAGAAAATTTAGTATATTTTAATTACTTTTGCATATAGTAACTAATAGTGCGGTATAATAGATATATTAAGCATATACTTAATAGAAAGCTAGGTGGTTATGTGTATGAAAAAGGAGATTTGATTATATATGGTAATCAAAGTGTTTGTAGGATTGAAAATATTGGAGTAATTAGTATTGGTAAGCAGCCCAATTCCCGAAAGTATTATACTTTAAATCCTATTTTTATGGACGGTAAGACGTATGTGCCAATTGATACGCAAGTATATATGCGTCATTTGATTTCGATAGAGGAGTTAGAACGATTATTGACCAGACATCCTAAAGTACAAAAAGAGATTATTGAAAATCAAAATTTAAGACAATTAACAGATTATTACAAAGAAACGATAAGTCAATATACTTGTGATGGCTTGATTCAATTGATTTGTAATCTTCAAGCAAAGCAAAAAAATTTATTGTTACAAAATAAGCGATTGAGTCAAACTGATGAGCGGTACAAAAAAGAAGCAGAAGATCTACTGCATCAAGAATTTGCAGCGGTATTAAATATCCCTAAAGAAGCAGTAATGGCATATATTGAAAATAAAATAAAAGTAGCAGGATAAAAATTTAGGGCTGTTAATTTGGTAAAGAAACATTATTGAAGATAATAATGTTTTTTATTTTTTAATAAAGATACTCTAGTATTAGTCAGATTTGAAAAATTTATAAGTAGAAAATAAAAAATATTTTTATTTTAATCTTTTGTATATGATTATGCATAATTGTTTTATAAAAGAACCAAAATATTATTGAAGGAGGAATTTTATGAATCAACCACCAAAAATGATATCTACTAAAGATAGTGGCTCTTTTAATGATCAATTGAATAGTTTATATGTATTATCGAAGAAGTTAAAAGCTTACGAAGAAAGTGTTGAAGATAATGATATTAAGATGACTTTAGGACGTGTTAATAGCACAATTAAAAATCATTATAGTGAATTATTGGGGTGTTTAAATGGATAATCAAAATTATTCAAATCCAACGAAACAACCAATTTTACCAAATGAAAATACGTTTAATGATTATGATAGAATCAATGATGTTCTATTATGTTTAAAATCATTATTAAGTGATTATACGACTTTTATCATTGAATGCTCTCATCAACAACTAGCAAATAAATTAATAGATATTCAAAAAGAGGTATATCA encodes:
- a CDS encoding HAD family hydrolase translates to MKFYFDVDDTLYDQFIPFKKAFIEIFPKIKTLPIYQIFIKFRKYSDKIFEASQSGQVTINEMYIYRIQAALKEYYLEIDEAHALAFQTKYYVYQQDITTSNAIKDILDLLKDNHIGIGIITNGPACHQMEKLRRLKMSNWVALEDIYISSVVGYSKPDPQIFNLITDKDCIYVGDSYENDVIGAKNANWKCIWLNKKGLKAMDIKPDYEVNDEEALLNLISKIVKEYAQKM
- a CDS encoding spore coat protein, translating into MDNQNYSNPTKQPILPNENTFNDYDRINDVLLCLKSLLSDYTTFIIECSHQQLANKLIDIQKEVYQIQREVFDLMYSKGWYPLEPETPQKIQKVVQEYTTKESHLM
- a CDS encoding CarD family transcriptional regulator → MYEKGDLIIYGNQSVCRIENIGVISIGKQPNSRKYYTLNPIFMDGKTYVPIDTQVYMRHLISIEELERLLTRHPKVQKEIIENQNLRQLTDYYKETISQYTCDGLIQLICNLQAKQKNLLLQNKRLSQTDERYKKEAEDLLHQEFAAVLNIPKEAVMAYIENKIKVAG